In the genome of Streptomyces globosus, one region contains:
- a CDS encoding GNAT family N-acetyltransferase, translating into MTRTPAHRTAPSAGRPARPVRPARPGELPALVEHPGDPERNAATRAYLARLLDSACTHPAWCLVAEGGDGRPVGSVVLWTLPGHDIPLAVVLFEAPADEPETAAALLGAAADLAAELGATALEHVLDAPAQAPQFQRDPERRAGLLRQAGFRQVRDGRRFSLHTGPHTGDRLPPDDPALVFRPLAELGRQPFVALLEDLLTDTADARLAADVREHGARRAAELLFEETAELTHDPDWWEIGYDAADGTPAVISLPAENPLVPVIGFVGVAPAHRGKGYAAAAVVRGTRILAAHGATEIRGDCDAGNAAMAKAFLRAGYRVVANRQEFSRPL; encoded by the coding sequence GTGACCCGTACCCCCGCCCACCGCACCGCCCCGTCCGCCGGCCGCCCCGCCCGGCCCGTCCGCCCGGCCCGCCCCGGAGAACTGCCCGCGCTCGTCGAGCACCCGGGCGACCCCGAGCGGAACGCCGCGACGCGCGCCTACCTCGCCCGGCTCCTCGACAGCGCGTGCACTCACCCCGCATGGTGCCTCGTCGCCGAGGGCGGCGACGGGCGGCCCGTGGGCAGCGTCGTCCTGTGGACCCTCCCCGGCCACGACATCCCCCTGGCCGTCGTCCTGTTCGAAGCCCCGGCCGACGAACCGGAGACCGCGGCCGCGCTGCTCGGAGCCGCAGCCGACCTCGCGGCCGAGCTGGGCGCGACCGCCCTGGAGCACGTCCTCGACGCGCCCGCCCAGGCCCCCCAGTTCCAGCGCGACCCGGAGCGCCGGGCCGGCCTGCTGCGGCAGGCGGGCTTCCGGCAGGTCCGCGACGGCCGCCGCTTCAGCCTGCACACCGGCCCGCACACCGGCGACCGGCTCCCTCCGGACGACCCCGCGCTCGTCTTCCGCCCCCTCGCAGAGCTGGGACGGCAACCGTTCGTCGCCCTGCTCGAAGACCTCCTCACGGACACGGCGGACGCCCGGCTCGCCGCCGACGTCCGCGAACACGGCGCGCGCCGCGCCGCCGAGCTGCTCTTCGAGGAGACCGCCGAGCTGACGCACGATCCCGACTGGTGGGAGATCGGCTACGACGCCGCCGACGGCACCCCGGCCGTGATCAGTCTGCCCGCGGAGAACCCGCTCGTGCCCGTGATCGGCTTCGTCGGCGTCGCGCCCGCCCACCGCGGCAAGGGGTACGCGGCAGCGGCCGTCGTACGCGGCACCCGCATCCTCGCCGCGCACGGCGCGACCGAGATCCGCGGGGACTGCGACGCGGGCAACGCCGCGATGGCGAAGGCGTTCCTGCGCGCCGGGTACCGGGTCGTCGCGAACCGGCAGGAGTTCAGCCGCCCGCTGTGA
- a CDS encoding DM13 domain-containing protein encodes MPALGSGKRKILIGLAVAGVVAVAFGMYWFQPWKLWTDRTLREALPSATAAPSPTAGGRTAPPAPAGPQTVASGAFVSHEHDTTGSVKLLRLADGSYTLRLEGLETSDGPDLYVWLADAPVKEGRDGWHVFDDGEHLSLGRLKANRGDQNYPLPAGTDPARYTSVSIWCDRFNVSFGAAALGRA; translated from the coding sequence ATGCCGGCTCTGGGGAGCGGAAAGCGGAAGATCCTGATCGGTCTCGCGGTCGCCGGCGTCGTCGCGGTCGCGTTCGGCATGTACTGGTTCCAGCCCTGGAAGCTGTGGACGGACCGCACCCTGCGCGAGGCCCTGCCGAGCGCCACCGCCGCCCCCTCCCCCACGGCGGGCGGCCGGACCGCGCCGCCCGCCCCGGCCGGCCCGCAGACGGTGGCGTCGGGCGCGTTCGTCAGCCACGAGCACGACACCACCGGGTCGGTGAAGCTCCTCCGGCTGGCCGACGGCTCGTACACACTGCGCCTGGAGGGCCTGGAGACGAGCGACGGCCCGGACCTGTACGTGTGGCTGGCCGACGCGCCGGTCAAGGAGGGCCGGGACGGCTGGCACGTCTTCGACGACGGCGAGCACCTCAGCCTCGGCAGGCTCAAGGCCAACAGGGGCGACCAGAACTACCCCCTGCCGGCCGGGACCGACCCCGCCCGTTACACCAGCGTCAGCATCTGGTGCGACCGCTTCAACGTGTCGTTCGGGGCAGCGGCCCTCGGCAGGGCCTGA
- a CDS encoding TetR/AcrR family transcriptional regulator, protein MPADQSAPAQPTGRFQPPDVRRRQILDATAALLLADSYEALTISKVAARAGVAKGTVYLYFDSKQELLAALQAEMWDRMLQQPAALLEQPGLTWTERLDGLVAAWIAAEQNHHELYHRLFHEPGGATGEEPATAARDLLVTLLTEGRAAGEFDVPDPELTADFLTHAYTGPCHHTQTDTDITRAVQALFRRVVAAHPPSESAP, encoded by the coding sequence GTGCCCGCGGACCAGTCCGCCCCCGCCCAGCCCACCGGCCGCTTCCAGCCCCCGGACGTCCGCCGCCGCCAGATCCTGGACGCGACGGCCGCCCTGCTCCTGGCCGACAGCTACGAGGCCCTGACCATCAGCAAGGTCGCCGCCCGCGCCGGGGTCGCCAAAGGCACGGTCTACCTCTACTTCGACTCCAAACAGGAACTCCTGGCCGCCCTCCAGGCGGAGATGTGGGACCGCATGCTCCAGCAGCCCGCCGCCCTCCTCGAACAGCCCGGCCTGACCTGGACCGAACGCCTCGACGGACTCGTCGCCGCCTGGATCGCCGCCGAACAGAACCACCACGAGCTCTACCACCGGCTCTTCCACGAACCCGGCGGCGCCACCGGCGAGGAACCCGCCACCGCGGCCCGCGACCTGCTCGTCACCCTCCTCACGGAAGGTCGCGCGGCGGGTGAGTTCGACGTGCCTGACCCCGAACTCACCGCGGACTTCCTCACCCACGCCTACACCGGCCCCTGCCACCACACCCAGACCGACACCGACATCACCAGAGCCGTCCAAGCCCTCTTCCGCCGCGTAGTCGCCGCTCACCCGCCGAGCGAATCGGCCCCCTGA
- a CDS encoding amidinotransferase: protein MAAVQAEPLVSPVGSHNEWDPLEEIIVGRLDGVRIPSRHPVVACNIPPWAARLQGLAAGFRYPRVLVERAQQELDGFVTLLESLGITVRRPEAVDYGRRFGTPDWSSRGFCNSCPRDSMLVIGDEIIETPMAWPCRYFETHSYRPLLKEYFQAGARWTAAPKPELADALFDPGFRVPKPGEPMRYILTEYEPVFDAADFVRAGRDLFVTRSNVTNRSGIEWLRRHLGPAYRIHEIESRCRTPMHIDTTFMPLAPGKVLVNPEYVDVGRLPAVLDSWEVLVAPEPEPIRDRLLRTASLCGKWLSMNVLMVDEKRVIAERHHTGMLRALERWGFEPIPCDLLHYAPFGGSFHCATLDVRRRGGLESYCP from the coding sequence ATGGCGGCAGTGCAAGCGGAACCGCTCGTCTCGCCGGTCGGGTCGCACAACGAGTGGGACCCGCTCGAAGAGATCATCGTCGGGCGCCTCGACGGCGTCCGCATCCCCTCCCGGCACCCTGTCGTGGCGTGCAACATCCCGCCCTGGGCGGCCCGCCTCCAGGGGCTCGCCGCCGGGTTTCGCTACCCGCGCGTGCTGGTCGAGCGGGCGCAGCAGGAGCTGGACGGGTTCGTCACCCTGCTGGAGTCCCTCGGGATCACCGTCAGGCGCCCCGAAGCCGTCGACTACGGGCGCCGGTTCGGCACTCCCGACTGGTCCTCCCGCGGCTTCTGCAACTCCTGCCCGCGCGACAGCATGCTCGTCATCGGCGACGAGATCATCGAAACGCCGATGGCCTGGCCCTGCCGCTACTTCGAGACGCACTCCTACCGCCCGCTGCTCAAGGAGTACTTCCAGGCCGGCGCCCGCTGGACGGCCGCGCCCAAACCGGAGCTCGCGGACGCGCTGTTCGACCCGGGTTTCCGGGTGCCGAAGCCCGGCGAGCCGATGCGCTACATCCTCACCGAGTACGAGCCGGTGTTCGACGCCGCGGACTTCGTACGGGCCGGGCGGGACCTGTTCGTCACCCGCAGCAACGTCACCAACCGCAGCGGCATCGAGTGGCTGCGCCGCCACCTCGGGCCCGCGTACCGCATCCACGAGATCGAGAGCCGCTGCCGCACCCCGATGCACATCGACACCACGTTCATGCCGCTGGCACCCGGGAAGGTGCTCGTCAACCCCGAGTACGTCGACGTCGGCCGGCTGCCCGCCGTGCTCGACTCGTGGGAGGTGCTGGTCGCCCCCGAGCCGGAGCCCATCCGGGACCGCCTGCTGCGGACCGCCTCGCTGTGCGGCAAGTGGCTGAGCATGAACGTCCTGATGGTCGACGAGAAGCGGGTGATCGCGGAGCGGCACCACACGGGCATGCTCCGCGCCCTCGAACGGTGGGGCTTCGAGCCGATCCCCTGCGACCTGCTGCACTACGCGCCCTTCGGCGGCTCGTTCCACTGCGCGACGCTCGACGTGCGGCGCCGCGGCGGCCTGGAGTCGTACTGCCCCTGA
- a CDS encoding SpoIIE family protein phosphatase, with product MSDPAGMEGLVSSAAQAAGGWLGALPIAQVATSADGTIVRWNRAAADLLGYGPQQVMGRHIADLLHPGVDRTLGRSLWEAATNRRGVMGTVTAWHADGHPLELEIWACPVPDQYDGPSALLVFAADAHAARRIRGSSAVWDGLFTRSPVGIGVLDTELRFLQVNPALEQMNGLSQAAHIGRRLTELLPEVNAHEMEEAMRQVLETGLPILDLRRTGRTPARPDRDRVWSCSYVRVEDPGGRPIGIVATLLDITEKQHAQVEAEAGRRRLALLSEASMRIGSSLEVERTAQELADLAVGRLADAVTVDVLESLARGDDTGSGLAGGTALRRLGKAPLTGSAVIGVLAPVGRTLTFPYAAPYTQALSARRPFVVPRLDEEAIAPAGRHTSRPARLLALGVHSMMMVPLVARETVLGVAGFYRTGPCGPFAADDVTLASELAARAAVGIDNARLYHREHDTALTLQRSMLPQHISPPPGVEVAHRYLPASDVNEVGGDWYDVLRLPGGRAAFLIGDVMGHGTAAAAVMGRLSASVRALARLDLPPPELLRQLEAALDDLAEPMLATMCYVVTDPATGRCSVARAGHPPPALLAPGRAARLLDIPPDPPLGVGHPRYTTTHLTLEPGSILVLYTDGLIEARGSDIDERLAELTGTLSEEPHPTLAGLADGLLARLVPASADDDIALLIARIQPP from the coding sequence ATGAGCGACCCCGCGGGCATGGAAGGGCTGGTCAGCAGTGCCGCGCAGGCCGCCGGCGGCTGGCTCGGGGCCCTCCCCATCGCCCAGGTCGCCACCAGCGCCGACGGCACCATCGTCCGCTGGAACAGGGCCGCCGCCGACCTCCTCGGCTACGGCCCCCAGCAGGTCATGGGCCGGCACATCGCCGACCTGCTGCACCCGGGCGTCGACCGCACCCTCGGCCGCTCCCTGTGGGAGGCCGCCACCAACCGGCGCGGCGTCATGGGTACCGTCACCGCCTGGCACGCCGACGGGCACCCCCTGGAACTGGAGATCTGGGCCTGCCCCGTGCCCGACCAGTACGACGGCCCGTCCGCCCTGCTCGTCTTCGCCGCCGACGCCCACGCCGCCCGCCGAATCCGCGGCTCCTCCGCCGTGTGGGACGGCCTCTTCACCCGCTCTCCCGTCGGCATCGGCGTCCTCGACACCGAACTGCGGTTCCTCCAGGTCAACCCGGCCCTGGAACAGATGAACGGCCTGTCGCAGGCCGCGCACATCGGGCGGCGGCTCACCGAGCTGCTCCCGGAGGTCAACGCCCACGAGATGGAGGAGGCGATGCGGCAGGTCCTGGAGACGGGACTGCCCATCCTGGACCTGCGGCGCACCGGACGCACCCCCGCCCGCCCCGACCGCGACCGCGTGTGGTCGTGCTCGTACGTGCGGGTCGAGGACCCCGGCGGCCGCCCGATCGGCATCGTGGCCACCCTCCTCGACATCACCGAGAAGCAGCACGCCCAGGTCGAGGCCGAAGCCGGCCGGCGCCGCCTGGCCCTGCTCAGCGAGGCGTCCATGCGGATCGGGTCCAGCCTGGAGGTGGAGCGGACCGCCCAGGAACTCGCCGACCTCGCGGTGGGCCGCCTCGCCGACGCCGTCACCGTCGACGTCCTCGAATCCCTCGCCCGCGGCGACGACACCGGCAGCGGCCTCGCCGGCGGCACCGCCCTGCGCCGCCTCGGCAAGGCGCCCCTGACCGGCTCCGCGGTCATCGGCGTCCTCGCCCCGGTCGGCCGCACCCTCACCTTTCCCTACGCCGCCCCCTACACGCAGGCCCTCTCCGCCCGCCGCCCGTTCGTCGTGCCCCGCCTCGACGAGGAGGCCATCGCCCCGGCCGGCCGGCACACCAGCCGCCCCGCCCGCCTGCTCGCCCTCGGCGTGCACTCGATGATGATGGTCCCGCTCGTCGCCCGCGAGACGGTGCTCGGCGTCGCCGGCTTCTACCGCACCGGCCCGTGCGGCCCGTTCGCCGCGGACGACGTCACCCTCGCCTCCGAACTGGCCGCCCGGGCCGCCGTGGGCATCGACAACGCCCGCCTCTACCACCGCGAGCACGACACCGCGCTCACCCTCCAGCGCAGCATGCTGCCCCAGCACATCTCCCCGCCGCCCGGCGTCGAGGTCGCCCACCGCTACCTCCCCGCCAGCGACGTCAACGAGGTCGGCGGCGACTGGTACGACGTCCTGCGACTGCCCGGCGGCCGGGCCGCCTTCCTCATCGGCGACGTGATGGGGCACGGCACCGCGGCCGCCGCGGTGATGGGCCGGCTCTCCGCCAGCGTCCGGGCACTCGCCCGGCTCGACCTGCCGCCGCCCGAACTGCTCCGGCAGCTCGAAGCCGCCCTGGACGACCTGGCCGAGCCCATGCTCGCCACCATGTGCTACGTCGTCACCGACCCGGCGACCGGCCGGTGCAGCGTGGCCCGCGCCGGGCACCCGCCGCCCGCCCTCCTCGCCCCCGGCCGCGCCGCACGGCTCCTCGACATCCCACCCGACCCGCCCCTCGGCGTGGGACACCCCCGCTACACCACCACCCACCTCACCCTCGAGCCCGGCAGCATCCTCGTCCTCTACACCGACGGACTCATCGAGGCCCGCGGAAGCGACATCGACGAGCGGCTGGCCGAACTCACCGGCACGCTCTCCGAGGAGCCGCACCCCACCCTCGCCGGACTCGCCGACGGCCTGCTGGCCCGCCTCGTCCCCGCCTCCGCCGACGACGACATCGCCCTCCTCATCGCCCGCATCCAACCGCCCTGA
- a CDS encoding phytase, which produces MTTRLAGRAFALVLGPVLATALSLPAEAHSTREVHPKAETAALFDDGPGGDANADDPAIWRNAADPGRSLVIATAKQGGLRVYGLDARQIQSVPAPAGPGADDAPGRFNNVDLVHGMRLAGGRADVAVVTDRGNDRLRIYRIDRDRPGGPLTDVTDPGVQPVFSTGQEEINEQATAYGLATWTDRSTGRSYALASRRNRTSIALLELVPTRAGTVDYRQVRTIDLPSSFRLPNGTSWTPCGEPGELPQVEGMVVDPANGMLYAGQEDVGIWRIKADLTGPARLMDKVREYGVPGTYDEETEECTPGADPGYGGRHLAADVEGLTLITEPDGDGYLLASGQGDNRFVAYDRETEDDNEFEGSFRITAASAALDGSEACDGAAALNAPLGARYPNGLLVVQDGQETPGDGDREATGFKFVDLGEVREVLD; this is translated from the coding sequence ATGACGACACGTCTTGCGGGCCGGGCCTTCGCGCTGGTCCTGGGCCCGGTCCTGGCCACGGCACTGTCCCTGCCGGCCGAGGCCCACAGCACCCGGGAAGTCCACCCGAAGGCCGAGACCGCGGCCCTGTTCGACGACGGGCCGGGCGGCGACGCCAACGCAGACGACCCGGCGATCTGGCGCAACGCCGCCGACCCCGGCCGCAGCCTCGTGATCGCCACCGCGAAGCAGGGCGGGCTGCGCGTCTACGGCCTGGACGCCCGGCAGATCCAGTCGGTCCCCGCCCCGGCCGGCCCGGGCGCCGACGACGCGCCCGGCCGCTTCAACAACGTCGACCTGGTCCACGGGATGCGCCTCGCGGGCGGGCGCGCCGACGTCGCCGTCGTCACCGACCGCGGCAACGACCGGCTGAGGATCTACCGGATCGACCGCGACCGGCCCGGCGGCCCCCTCACGGACGTCACCGACCCCGGAGTGCAGCCCGTGTTCTCCACCGGGCAGGAGGAGATCAACGAGCAGGCCACCGCGTACGGCCTGGCCACCTGGACCGACCGGAGCACCGGGCGGTCCTACGCGCTCGCCAGCCGGCGCAACCGCACGAGCATCGCCCTGCTCGAACTGGTCCCCACCCGCGCCGGCACCGTCGACTACCGGCAGGTGCGCACCATCGACCTGCCGTCGTCCTTCCGGCTGCCGAACGGCACCTCCTGGACGCCGTGCGGCGAGCCCGGGGAGCTCCCGCAGGTGGAGGGCATGGTCGTCGACCCGGCGAACGGCATGCTCTACGCGGGGCAGGAGGACGTCGGAATCTGGCGGATCAAGGCCGACCTCACCGGTCCCGCCCGGCTCATGGACAAGGTCCGCGAGTACGGGGTCCCCGGCACCTACGACGAGGAGACCGAGGAGTGCACGCCCGGTGCCGACCCCGGCTACGGAGGCAGGCACCTGGCGGCCGACGTCGAGGGCCTGACACTGATCACCGAGCCCGACGGCGACGGCTACCTGCTGGCTTCCGGCCAGGGTGACAACCGGTTCGTCGCCTACGACCGGGAAACCGAGGACGACAACGAGTTCGAGGGCTCCTTCCGCATCACCGCGGCCTCCGCGGCCCTCGACGGCTCGGAGGCCTGCGACGGGGCAGCCGCTCTGAACGCACCGCTCGGCGCCAGGTACCCCAACGGACTGCTGGTCGTCCAGGACGGCCAGGAGACGCCCGGCGACGGCGACCGCGAGGCCACCGGCTTCAAGTTCGTCGACCTGGGGGAGGTCCGCGAGGTCCTCGACTGA
- a CDS encoding SAM-dependent methyltransferase yields the protein MTHNTGHACGTPDGGHAHGPGAASYPDFAWDDLYAGDGSDTAAPDPVLLAPAEGLPPGRALDLGCGAGGNALALAERGWRVTGVDLAPRAIASTRAGACARGLDDRVELAVADSAVWQPETTYGFALSSYALPPRGPARTATLAILATALAPGGILALGEWDEEACDWGAPGDLATLAELTEAFAALGLDIVRAERKVVPRIQHPGADHAVIVIARKPHDTLESAG from the coding sequence GTGACCCACAACACCGGCCATGCCTGCGGCACGCCCGACGGCGGCCATGCCCATGGGCCCGGGGCCGCCTCGTACCCGGACTTCGCGTGGGACGACCTCTACGCCGGCGACGGCAGCGACACCGCCGCCCCGGACCCGGTGCTCCTGGCCCCCGCCGAAGGCCTTCCCCCGGGAAGGGCCCTGGACCTGGGCTGCGGCGCCGGCGGCAACGCCCTCGCGCTCGCCGAACGCGGCTGGCGTGTCACCGGTGTGGACCTCGCACCCCGCGCCATCGCCTCCACCCGCGCCGGCGCCTGCGCACGAGGCCTGGACGACCGGGTTGAACTCGCCGTCGCCGACAGCGCCGTCTGGCAGCCCGAGACCACCTACGGCTTCGCCCTCAGTTCCTACGCGCTGCCGCCCCGCGGCCCCGCCCGCACTGCGACCCTCGCCATCCTGGCCACCGCACTCGCCCCCGGCGGGATCCTGGCCCTCGGTGAATGGGACGAGGAAGCCTGCGACTGGGGTGCACCCGGCGACCTGGCCACCCTCGCCGAGCTGACCGAAGCCTTCGCCGCGCTCGGCCTGGACATCGTGCGCGCCGAACGGAAGGTCGTACCGCGGATCCAGCACCCCGGCGCGGACCACGCGGTCATCGTCATCGCCCGCAAGCCGCATGACACCCTGGAGTCCGCCGGCTGA
- a CDS encoding amino acid permease: MARPQTGQGVLRRKPIDHIDETEGAPSEQLARTLGLWQLTAIGVGGIIGAGIFTLAGTVANGTAGPAVLISFLIAGVASAAAAFSYAEFAGLIPKAGSAYTYGYAVLGEIAGWFIGWDLLLEYTAIVAVVAIGISGYFNFLLEATGTSLPVWMLGAPGTGEGHRVDLIAAVLCLFTAYLLTLGIKNAARFETVVVVLKVLVVLLVIVVGFFHIDTANYTPFFPYGVGGAITGAATVFFAVFGYDAMSTAAEESKDAQRHMPKAIIYSLAISMVLYVLACLVLTGMQNYTEIDPESGFSTAFQSVGLDGVANIIAVGAIIGILTVMFTFMLGVTRVWFSMSRDGLLPHWFAKTHPTRHVPTRVTWIVGAGSALIAGFVPIGEAAELTNIGILLAFAVVCTAVIVLRYRRPDLPRQFRTPLMPVTPAIGVIASLWLITYLRVETWLRFAVWFLVGLVVYLGYSYRHSNLAKTQPEAGAGGRRPPV, translated from the coding sequence ATGGCGAGGCCGCAGACGGGGCAGGGTGTGCTGCGCCGCAAGCCGATCGACCACATCGACGAGACCGAGGGCGCCCCGAGCGAACAACTCGCGCGCACGCTGGGCCTTTGGCAGCTCACGGCCATCGGCGTCGGCGGCATCATCGGCGCCGGCATCTTCACCCTGGCAGGCACCGTCGCCAACGGCACCGCGGGACCGGCCGTCCTCATCTCCTTCCTCATCGCCGGCGTCGCCAGCGCCGCCGCGGCGTTCTCCTACGCCGAGTTCGCCGGGCTGATCCCGAAGGCCGGATCCGCGTACACCTACGGGTACGCCGTCCTCGGCGAGATCGCCGGCTGGTTCATCGGCTGGGACCTCCTGCTGGAGTACACAGCGATCGTCGCGGTCGTCGCCATCGGCATCTCCGGCTACTTCAACTTCCTCCTGGAGGCGACGGGCACGAGCCTGCCCGTCTGGATGCTCGGCGCGCCCGGCACCGGGGAAGGCCACCGCGTCGACCTCATCGCCGCCGTCCTGTGCCTCTTCACCGCCTACCTGCTCACCCTCGGCATCAAGAACGCCGCACGCTTCGAGACGGTCGTCGTCGTCCTGAAGGTGCTGGTGGTGCTGCTGGTCATCGTCGTCGGCTTCTTCCACATCGACACCGCCAACTACACGCCGTTCTTCCCCTACGGCGTCGGCGGAGCCATCACCGGCGCGGCCACCGTCTTCTTCGCCGTCTTCGGCTACGACGCCATGAGCACCGCCGCCGAGGAGTCCAAGGACGCCCAGCGCCACATGCCCAAGGCGATCATCTATTCGCTCGCCATCTCCATGGTGCTGTACGTGCTGGCCTGCCTCGTCCTGACGGGCATGCAGAACTACACCGAGATCGACCCGGAGAGCGGCTTCTCCACCGCGTTCCAGTCCGTGGGCCTCGACGGGGTCGCCAACATCATCGCCGTCGGTGCCATCATCGGCATCCTCACCGTGATGTTCACCTTCATGCTCGGTGTGACACGCGTGTGGTTCTCCATGAGCCGCGACGGACTCCTGCCGCACTGGTTCGCCAAGACCCACCCGACCCGGCACGTGCCGACGCGCGTCACCTGGATCGTCGGCGCGGGCTCCGCGCTCATCGCCGGGTTCGTGCCGATCGGCGAGGCCGCCGAACTCACCAACATCGGCATCCTGCTCGCCTTCGCCGTCGTGTGCACCGCCGTCATCGTGCTCCGCTACCGGCGCCCCGACCTGCCGCGCCAGTTCCGCACCCCCCTGATGCCGGTCACGCCCGCCATCGGCGTCATCGCCTCCCTCTGGCTGATCACGTACCTGCGGGTGGAGACCTGGCTCCGCTTCGCGGTGTGGTTCCTCGTCGGCCTGGTCGTCTACCTCGGCTACTCCTACCGGCACTCGAACCTCGCCAAGACGCAGCCGGAGGCGGGAGCGGGCGGCCGGCGCCCGCCCGTATAG
- a CDS encoding proline dehydrogenase family protein, with protein sequence MTTTAPASPSRPSAPSRPSDASDASAAAAAVLRGLALDEDLKWRIPADPLLGPLARRVARRFVAGETLADACERAAAVLAAGHRANVEYMGESCRDPRRATAETEVFTEAADRLPPGCSISLDLSHIGLAVDPDLAFANASRIARATADTGREMVVSAEGSDRTDAVLALHERLTATYDHVGITLQARLHRTRDDLPRVLARPGRVRLVKGAFAEPESVALPRESPELQARYLESAAAIADSGHLCSFATHDRDLLHRLGERLGGQGRPDAFWEFETLLGLGTDRLAEMARLGHPTREYVVFGTEWWLYVCNRLAEDPQRLLRAVADAAS encoded by the coding sequence GTGACCACCACCGCTCCCGCATCCCCGTCCCGCCCCTCCGCACCGTCCCGCCCCTCCGACGCCTCGGATGCCTCGGCCGCGGCCGCCGCGGTCCTGCGCGGCCTCGCCCTCGACGAGGACCTGAAGTGGCGCATCCCCGCGGACCCCCTCCTCGGCCCCCTGGCCCGCCGCGTGGCCCGCCGCTTCGTCGCCGGGGAGACCCTCGCCGACGCCTGCGAGCGCGCCGCCGCCGTCCTGGCGGCAGGCCACCGCGCCAACGTCGAGTACATGGGCGAGAGCTGCCGCGACCCCCGGAGGGCGACCGCCGAGACCGAGGTGTTCACGGAGGCCGCCGACCGGCTCCCGCCCGGCTGCTCGATCTCCCTCGACCTCTCGCACATCGGCCTCGCCGTCGATCCCGACCTGGCCTTCGCCAACGCCTCGCGCATCGCCCGGGCCACCGCCGACACCGGCCGCGAGATGGTCGTCTCGGCGGAGGGCTCCGACCGCACCGACGCCGTCCTGGCCCTCCACGAGCGGCTGACCGCCACGTACGACCACGTCGGCATCACCCTCCAGGCCCGCCTGCACCGCACCCGCGACGACCTGCCCCGCGTCCTGGCCCGCCCCGGCCGCGTCCGCCTCGTCAAGGGCGCCTTCGCCGAGCCGGAGTCCGTCGCCCTGCCCCGCGAGTCCCCCGAACTCCAGGCCCGCTACCTGGAGTCCGCCGCCGCCATCGCCGACTCCGGGCACCTGTGCTCCTTCGCCACCCACGACCGGGACCTCCTCCACCGGCTCGGCGAGCGGCTCGGCGGACAGGGCCGCCCCGACGCCTTCTGGGAGTTCGAGACCCTCCTCGGCCTCGGCACCGACCGCCTCGCCGAGATGGCCCGGCTCGGGCACCCCACCCGCGAGTACGTCGTCTTCGGCACCGAATGGTGGCTCTACGTCTGCAACCGCCTCGCCGAGGACCCTCAGCGCCTCCTCCGCGCCGTCGCCGACGCGGCCTCCTGA